From the genome of Planctomycetota bacterium:
CGGCGGGAGTGTAACAGGGTTGGTGTGATCGCCGGCTCATGGCATGATCGGTCGCGTGGCGGACACGTCGGAAAAACGACAACTCGAGTCGGCGTTCTACGACGCGGTGCGGCGGATGCTCGGCCATGAGCCGACACGCCCCGAACTTACAACGACCGATGCCCCGAAGCCCAAACGAGGGATCGCGTTCAGCGCGCCGTTGGTAACCGCGATGCTCGAAGGGCGCAAGAACCAAACCCGCCGCCCGGTGAGCCTGCGTGTGAAAGACCCACACCCGGTCGGCTGCCCGATCGCACGAGCGGGGGAATGGCTCACGGTGCGCGAGCCTTGGCGTGCGACCGACGACGGCTTTGAGTACGCGGCGGACTTCCCGGGACAGCGTGGTTTCAAGGCCGGCCGGTACATGCCGCGCGACGCAACACGGTTGCTGTTACACGTCACCGCCGTCGAGGTGCAACGGGCCCACGAGATTTCCAACGAGGACGCCCGCATGGAGGGCGCGCCGGCCGACCTCGACATCGAGCCACGCCAGTGGTTCGCCGATGTGTGGGGCAACTTTTACGACGGCCCGATGGGCTGGGACGCGAACCCGTGGTTGTGGGTGATCCGCTTCGAGTTGGCGCAGAAAGACGGCGTGCCCGTCACACAAACAGGCACGCCGTAAAAATGGGGGATCGTTGCAAAACCCTTACGGGAGCAGCACGCCATCAATGACGTGGATGATGCCGTTGGAGGCCTTCACGTCGGTCTTGATGACCTCAATGTCGCCGTTGAGCATGACCTTGCCGTCGACGACGGAGATGGCCACGGAACCGCCGTTGGCGGTCTCAACTGACTGACCGTCGAGCGTGATGACGGTCTCAGCGGCAACGGCCTGACCAGCTACGACGTGGTAAAGGAGCACATTCTTGAGGGCTTCCTTGTCGGCGAGCAGGCCGTCGAGGGCACCCTCGGGCAGCGCGGCGAAGGCTTCATCCTTGGGGGCGAAGACGGTGAACGGACCGTCGCCCTGAAGGGTCTCGACCAGGCCGGCCTCGGTGAGGGCGGTGGCGAGCGTGTTGAACTTGCCGGCACCGATGGCGGTGGCGACGATGTCCTTCTGCTTTTCGCCGTAGTCACCGGCCGCGACGTACGTGTCGGCCTTCTTCGAGCTCGTGCACGAGCCGCAGTCGCCGGCGAAAGTCGAGGTGGCGGCAAAGCCGGTCAGGGCAACGGCGGCCGCAGCGGCGGCGATGGTGGCAATCTTCATGGGGATATCTCCGTGGTGTGGGTCGAATACTTTCTCGCGGGCGACACCCTGTCGTCCGTCGGTGGCTGCTTCGTAGCAAATTCCGGCCCGGTTGCACCAAAATCAATCGAAGTGAAAAAAGACTTTGGGGGTTGTCGAAATCGAAACCCGATCGGCGAGCCAATGATGGGTCGTGCCCGAACCCGATTCGAACCCGCCCACGGACCTCGCCGACGATCGCCCGGCCGCTCTGAGGCCTCTGGACGTCGATTTAGGCCGCATTGAAGCCGCCGTTCGCGAAATTTTGTTCGCCATCGGCGAGGACCCGGACCGGGAGGGGCTTCTCCGCACGCCCCACCGGGTGGCCAAGGCGTACGCCGAACTTTTCGCCGGGCTGGGCGAAAAACCGCGTATCCATCTCAAGACCGTCTTCGACGAGAACTACGACGAAATTGTCCTACTCCGCGACATTCCGTTCCACAGCATGTGCGAACACCACCTGCTGCCGTTCACCGGCAAAGCCCATGTCGCATATCTGCCCAAGGGAAAAGTCGTCGGGCTGAGCAAACTCGCACGGCTCGTCGAGGGTTACGCCCGCCGGCCCCAGGTGCAAGAACGGCTCACCATGCAGATCGCCGACGCGTTGATGGAAGAGCTCGACGCCAAGGGAGCCGCGGTCGTGATCGACGCGTCTCACACCTGCATGACCATGCGTGGTATCAAGAAGCCCGGTGCCACGATGACCACCAGCGCCATGCGCGGCCTGTTCAAGTCCGACCCGCGCACCCGGACCGAAGCCATGGCGCTGATCAAAGGCTGACCGCACCGCAACGACCCACCGGACCTACCCTCGCACATGGACGACACCACCGCCCAACGGATCGCACAGTTTCGCAAGATGGCGACCGACGACCCGGACAACGAGCTGGGCCATTTCTCGCTGGGACGTGCGCTCATGGAAGTTGGCGAACACGCCGAAGCGATCGAGAGCTTCGACCGAGCTCTGTCCATCAACGGGCAGCTCTCCAAGGCGTATCAACTCAAGGCCGAGAGCCTGTTGGCGACCGACCAGAAAGACGCCGCCGTCGCGAGCTTGCAGACCGGTGCGGTGACCGCTGCGGCTCGGGGCGACGTGTTGCCCAAGAAGGCGATGATCGAAAAGCTCGAGGAACTCGGTGCCGACGTGCCCGAGGAAGCCCGGACGAGCAGCGGGCCGCAGGTCGACGTCGGCGAGGGCGAGGTGTTCGACATCCGCACCGGCGAGGTCGGCCGCAAACTCGCCCGCCCGCCCTTCCGCAATCGCTTGGGTGCGATCATCCACGAGCACATCTCGCAAGAGTCGTGGCAGGAATGGATCGGCATGGGAACCAAGGTCATCAACGAACTCCGCTTGCCGCTGAGCGATCCCAAGGCACAGGAAGTTTTCGACCAGCACATGATCGAGTTCCTCAATCTCCAAGACACGCTCGACGCCGACGAGGCGTATCAGGCCGAGCTCGCCGCGAAGAAAGCGAAGTAGCGCATGGCCAGCCACACCTCGGTCATCCAGGACTTGATCGACGAGCTGGCCCGAATGCCCGGCATCGGCGCGCGGTCGGCCGAGCGGATCGCGTTTCACCTGCTCAAGTCACCGGCCGAAGACGCGCTCCGACTCGCGGACGCCATCCGTGACGTGAAGACGCGGGTGAAGCATTGCTCGATCTGCTTCAACCTGACCGAGGACGACCCGTGCCCGATCTGCC
Proteins encoded in this window:
- a CDS encoding fasciclin domain-containing protein, which translates into the protein MKIATIAAAAAAVALTGFAATSTFAGDCGSCTSSKKADTYVAAGDYGEKQKDIVATAIGAGKFNTLATALTEAGLVETLQGDGPFTVFAPKDEAFAALPEGALDGLLADKEALKNVLLYHVVAGQAVAAETVITLDGQSVETANGGSVAISVVDGKVMLNGDIEVIKTDVKASNGIIHVIDGVLLP
- the folE gene encoding GTP cyclohydrolase I FolE, translating into MRPLDVDLGRIEAAVREILFAIGEDPDREGLLRTPHRVAKAYAELFAGLGEKPRIHLKTVFDENYDEIVLLRDIPFHSMCEHHLLPFTGKAHVAYLPKGKVVGLSKLARLVEGYARRPQVQERLTMQIADALMEELDAKGAAVVIDASHTCMTMRGIKKPGATMTTSAMRGLFKSDPRTRTEAMALIKG
- a CDS encoding Fe(2+)-trafficking protein; translated protein: MDDTTAQRIAQFRKMATDDPDNELGHFSLGRALMEVGEHAEAIESFDRALSINGQLSKAYQLKAESLLATDQKDAAVASLQTGAVTAAARGDVLPKKAMIEKLEELGADVPEEARTSSGPQVDVGEGEVFDIRTGEVGRKLARPPFRNRLGAIIHEHISQESWQEWIGMGTKVINELRLPLSDPKAQEVFDQHMIEFLNLQDTLDADEAYQAELAAKKAK